A portion of the Misgurnus anguillicaudatus chromosome 16, ASM2758022v2, whole genome shotgun sequence genome contains these proteins:
- the LOC129422540 gene encoding uncharacterized protein — translation MTEVHSDSFHFSIGILGISGGSLLLLVKNYASSPDHPFITDTALGILLLLFAALLAYAGVLRIQSHKSLLASLCLTVSALWCGSGLIHILSGENIIRGGNVLRDAMVPGLAAFTLALLVICVVGVVQHEVVLMFIALSICLACGHQIAGLADLTFGQKATAACYFMVCVVCAYFGSGRLLSYITGRRVQLPGIGLLNKDSRKPLQSREANDVAAIGIIMNLLSASVLACPLLGVVPKLFAGHVPWLWTAGVFQLGVCVKMYRAMDTLSATFYGFTSILRFTEGYTALVADQTDQVPYSLVPFPVVLSVLFFILAVFNLQGGLVNTIYQLFFVAYSIAIACEPQSFFQRGSQGVQAAIFVTSAIVLFITLYNMASTNKIPTGAGIFKKLLARSNQFVLHTHDKDLHAPYLGFSKYADAEVLGHGCSVLAAFSISASVSSGNPLALLILPWAVVSGGMLHLLCGCVAFARGKTLESTTFILYGVMWTVWGLTRFGGFYGDVRGFHVAVGIISFMLFNVLVTVGALFLNKAWFIYAFTFQLILISFLLDAVGAVPYGYDIGVTIIFGLVSFYIFLASIFNCTFKSPQLPLGDPWIKLKGFGGGKDLCPHLSARKSTSVEQIAEIMKNGGICGMPTDTVYVLVAACNRPQAVEKAYRVKKQAKERPMSLWISSINQLEPVRQQISPLLWDFMEAAWPSSISLVIARAPWMEFFGLGESSKYIGTAQSIAIRNPDCTVATHLINAVGPIAVTSANPTGEADTTHHNQVYAKLGDKVDGVLCDGPSPENIASTVVDCTKIESGQIGFFRVGLIPKSKVLQIFEDIQKQHRHGQTNAAFETDMTDPQTDVSDDNTDSGFAQMTPADSQSSSDLTEHDQQIHENETDKC, via the exons gtGTATTACGGATTCAGTCCCACAAATCCCTCTTAGCTAGTTTGTGCCTGACAGTGTCAGCGCTGTGGTGCGGTTCAGGTTTAATTCACATACTATCAGGCGAGAATATCATCAGAGGCGGAAATGTGCTGAGAGATGCTATGGTGCCAGGCCTTGCTGCTTTTACCCTGGCACTGCTTGTTATCTGTGTGGTGGGTGTTGTACAGCATGAGGTCGTCCTGATGTTCATTGCTTTGTCCATATGTTTAGCGTGTGGCCACCAAATCGCCGGTCTAGCAGATTTGACTTTTGGACAGAAGGCCACTGCTGCTTGCTACTTCATGGTCTGCGTTGTCTGTGCTTACTTTGGAAGCGGGCGTTTGTTGTCTTATATCACAGGGAGAAGGGTTCAGCTACCTGGAATAGGTTTATTAAACAAAGACAGCAGAAAACCATTACAGAGCCGAGAGGCGAATGACGTCGCGGCCATCGGAATTATCATGAACTTGTTGTCGGCTAGCGTGCTAGCTTGTCCTTTGCTCGGTGTGGTGCCGAAGCTTTTTGCCGGTCATGTGCCTTGGCTGTGGACCGCTGGTGTCTTTCAACTGGGAGTGTGTGTTAAGATGTACAGGGCTATGGATACCCTTTCAGCCACCTTTTATGGCTTTACGTCTATTCTGCGATTCACCGAGGGTTATACCGCCCTAGTGGCAGACCAAACAGACCAGGTACCCTATTCCCTAGTGCCGTTTCCCGTGGTATTGTCTGTGCTGTTTTTCATTCTAGCTGTATTTAACTTGCAAGGAGGATTAGTAAACACCATCTACCAACTGTTTTTTGTGGCGTACAGTATAGCAATAGCATGCGAGCCCCAAAGCTTCTTTCAAAGGGGGTCGCAAGGTGTACAAGCAGCTATCTTTGTTACTTCTGCCATTGTGCTCTTCATAACCCTTTACAACATGGCATCCACAAACAAGATACCAACAGGTGCAGGTATATTTAAGAAACTGCTGGCCCGCAGCAATCAGTTCGTCCTACACACCCATGACAAAGATCTACACGCTCCCTATCTAGGCTTTTCTAAATATGCAGATGCTGAAGTGTTGGGCCACGGTTGCAGTGTCCTGGCTGCTTTTTCAATATCAGCCTCTGTTTCTAGCGGAAACCCCTTAGCATTGCTGATCCTGCCGTGGGCTGTAGTTTCGGGTGGCATGTTGCACTTGCTGTGTGGTTGTGTGGCCTTTGCTCGGGGCAAGACCTTGGAGAGCACAACTTTCATCCTTTACGGTGTCATGTGGACAGTGTGGGGACTGACACGCTTCGGCGGTTTCTACGGCGACGTCCGCGGTTTCCACGTAGCTGTGGGAATCATCAGTTTCATGCTCTTCAATGTGTTAGTGACGGTCGGGGCCCTGTTTCTCAACAAGGCTTGGTTCATCTATGCCTTCACCTTCCAGCTCATACTTATCAGCTTCTTACTGGACGCAGTAGGCGCCGTGCCCTACGGCTACGATATTGGTGTGACGATTATTTTCGGACTGGTCAGCTTCTACATCTTCTTGGCCAGCATTTTTAACTGCACCTTCAAAAGTCCACAGCTTCCATTAGGAGATCCTTGGATTAAGCTGAAAGGCTTCGGAGGAGGTAAAGACCTCTGTCCTCACCTTTCAGCAAGGAAGTCCACATCTGTTGAACAGATTGCAG AAATAATGAAGAATGGGGGCATATGTGGAATGCCCACAGACACTGTTTACGTTCTTGTGGCAGCTTGCAATCGTCCACAGGCTGTTGAGAAAGCCTATAG GGTAAAGAAACAGGCTAAGGAGCGTCCCATGTCCTTATGGATTTCCTCCATAAATCAGTTGGAGCCCGTCAGACAACAGATCAGTCCTCTTCTCTGGGACTTCATGGAAGCGGCTTGGCCATCCTCCATTAGTTTAGTTATAGCGAGAG CTCCATGGATGGAATTCTTCGGTTTGGGCGAGTCATCAAAATATATTGGCACGGCACAGAGCATAGCTATAAGAAATCCTGATTGTACAGTTGCTACACATCTCATAAACGCA GTGGGTCCCATTGCCGTCACATCCGCCAACCCTACCGGTGAGGCGGACACAACTCATCATAACCAGGTTTATGCAAAACTTGGTGACAAG GTAGATGGAGTGCTGTGTGACGGGCCATCACCAGAGAATATTGCATCAACAGTGGTAGACTGTACCAAAATTGAAAGCGGACAGATCGGATTTTTCCGTGTCGGACTGATTCCTAAATCCAAG GTTCTTCAGATCTTTGAGGACATTCAGAAGCAACATAGACACGGTCAGACGAACGCAGCTTTTGAGACGGACATGACAGATCCTCAGACAGATGTATCTGATGATAACACAGACTCTGGTTTTGCTCAGATGACTCCTGCAGACTCACAGAGTTCTTCAGACCTCACTGAACATGACCAGCAGATTCATGAGAACGAGACAGACAAATGCTGA